The following coding sequences lie in one Arachis hypogaea cultivar Tifrunner chromosome 4, arahy.Tifrunner.gnm2.J5K5, whole genome shotgun sequence genomic window:
- the LOC112798313 gene encoding uncharacterized protein isoform X2, translating into MDSTAFSLHYRSLARSDFEDLKTPSRFSPQFEETLPSQGSGRSASTTGCFMVLSEAKMQSPQSGLPTDPVNGCRDSSDMSMTGLDPQKYDYDRLSPTLDAILVEGSKDLPAISPLNPEAAESRLSSPVDQVIRDLLDNKGNHTGVDDSVQPHGIHDSEAADTPNVGPAMGRVGKHDTVADDSLHQIKTPDTSIKETKKFVEDASAAIHKELDFLIANSARTPLMMGNSVQSKLGYGVAQVKGSNLEDRGQMSDINEKDCEYNQVETRNASSDEHLYGLTQGNRMNQGSIITDSHGIDSFRNLAMLTDNEQTVDSKTGEQDFSLISVDFQSGKNSKTGEITASCLQIDQTDSTVEKRKDDVASVTYDNPFSSPVMLLNQKRSQHVECQRTCSHELKQLKKHNESVNSGLGQDAESNSDAAADGFGLSGFKNGVKTSTDCMISQSASKRKPAESPRNMVFFLSTPSKETTTLSPSLYGSSSELLNSNMQDLSNKDNSYGHCHLDNNCRGASEVALSPVTNPGFEFSFEKKRKGIEIQLPGDGDNKDKFGRIIRSPEVHIGNSDIQLNSEQRRYMSSGKKLRDQTWNDWADFLKKFLGSTQHFLSPSVDKLNLRLICKLEEILVHLQKVKQCEFLCSDIHPQKIADTQNVSRHKRYVEGRMLMLNISYEKAKLQLMRMKRDRLLKKVQQLNHGLQESKEMELRFMASLSKSVAVDTQANDIRITTSLLNSEGKCQVIELRQELENLTCKAKSLSEFFHSVCKIEGVQSYIDTIEFVRDYIQKRMSNKFIFQSFKQWVIEDFEHTDGCYKIILNYCGYVIQRFAVNASLPSIITSNKLNDVNIMKTFPDINACSAFEFVLNTRTTKKCTDSISLGQETQITSSLLSNLLDVVEEVQLSRIEIRNLVQAKFFSHSGQRLDLQLVFMDFSSGRKVKVTFDMTCIKCGAYPAKVLPSQILGHTGMEHDSPLSLVSQVRSAAQSVGVGYLRIIRLCRCISRIIQPCT; encoded by the exons ATGGACTCAACTGCCTTTTCATTGCATTACCGGAGTCTTGCCAGGTCGGATTTTGAAGACTTGAAGACGCCCTCGAGATTCAGTCCTCAGTTTGAAGAGACATTGCCGAGCCAAGGCTCCGGCCGCTCAGCCTCCACTACTGGATGTTTTATGGTTCTTTCGGAAGCCAAGATGCAGTCTCCTCAGTCTGGACTACCTACGGATCCCGTGAATGGCTGTAGAGATTCCAGTGACATGAGTATGACTGGGTTGGACCCGCAGAAGTACGATTATGACAGACTCTCTCCTACTTTGGACGCAATCCTTGTAGAAGGAAGCAAGGATTTGCCTGCCATCTCCCCTTTGAATCCTGAGGCTGCAGAGTCACGGCTTAGCTCTCCAGTTGATCAAGTCATCCGTGATTTATTAGACAACAAGGGGAATCATACTGGTGTCGATGATTCAGTTCAGCCACATGGCATCCATGATTCTGAGGCTGCAGATACACCGAACGTAGGTCCAGCTATGGGTAGAGTTGGGAAACATGATACAGTCGCAGATGATTcccttcaccaaatcaaaactcCTGATACTTCAATCAAG GAAACCAAGAAGTTTGTTGAAGATGCAAGTGCAGCAATCCATAAAGAGTTGGACTTTCTTATTGCTAATAGTGCAAGAACTCCACTAATGATGGGCAACTCAGTTCAATCAAAACTTGGTTATGGTGTTGCCCAGGTGAAGGGAAGTAATCTTGAAGACAGAGGACAAATGTCTGACATTAATGAAAAAGATTGTGAATACAATCAAGTTGAAACACGAAATGCTTCTTCTGATGAGCACCTCTATGGTTTAACTCAAGGGAATAGGATGAATCAAGGTTCGATCATCACAGATTCCCATGGGATTGATTCTTTTAGAAACCTTGCGATGCTAACTGATAATGAACAGACTGTTGACTCAAAAACGGGTGAGCAAGATTTTAGTTTGATTTCTGTTGACTTCCAGAGTGGCAAAAATTCTAAGACTGGGGAAATCACAGCTTCTTGCCTGCAGATTGACCAAACAGATAGCACAGTtgagaaaagaaaagatgatgTTGCAAGTGTTACATATGATAATCCATTTTCTTCTCCTGTGATGTTGTTGAACCAGAAGCGATCACAACATGTGGAATGCCAAAGGACTTGTTCTCATGAATTGAAGCAGCTGAAAAAGCATAATGAATCTGTTAATAGCGGTTTAGGGCAAGATGCTGAGAGCAACTCAGATGCAGCAGCTGATGGATTTGGGTTGTCTGGGTTTAAAAACGGTGTAAAGACTAGTACAGATTGTATGATTTCACAG AGTGCATCCAAGAGAAAACCAGCTGAGAGTCCTAGAAATATGGTTTTCTTTCTGAGCACTCCTAGCAAAGAAACTACAACTCTGTCGCCATCTCTTTATGGGTCTTCGAGTGAACTGCTGAACAGTAATATGCAAGACTTGTCTAATAAAGATAACTCATATGGTCATTGCCATCTTGACAACAACTGCCGAGGGGCATCCGAAGTAGCTCTGAGCCCTGTTACCAACCCTGGCTTTGAGTTTTCTtttgagaagaaaagaaagggtATTGAGATACAATTACCAGGTGATGGAGACAATAAAGACAAATTTGGGAGGATTATAAGAAGTCCAGAGGTCCATATTGGGAATAGTGATATACAACTTAATTCAGAGCAAAGACGTTACATGAGCAGTGGAAAGAAGCTCAGAGATCAGACATGGAATGACTGGGCTGAT TTTCTCAAGAAGTTCCTCGGGAGCACACAACATTTCCTTTCTCCGTCAGTTGATAAGCTAAATTTACGATTG ATATGCAAGCTGGAAGAAATTCTTGTTCATCTGCAGAAAGTTAAGCAATGTGAATTTCTTTGTTCTGACATTCATCCTCAG AAAATAGCCGATACCCAAAATGTTTCTAGACATAAAAG ATATGTTGAAGGAAGAATGCTGATGCTTAATATATCATATGAGAAGGCTAAATTGCAGTTAATGCGTATGAAGCGTGACAGATTGCTG AAAAAAGTACAGCAGTTGAACCATGGCCTTCAGGAGTCTAAGGAAATGGAGTTGCGGTTCATGGCATCCTTATCTAAGAGTGTGGCAGTGGACACTCAAGCTAATGATATTCGTATCACTACTAGCTTGCTCAATTCTGAGGGAAAATGTCAG GTGATCGAACTGAGGCAGGagcttgaaaatttgacttgtaAAGCAAAATCCTTAAGTGAATTCTTTCATAGTGTTTGCAAGATTGAAGGGGTTCAAAGCTATATTGATACCATAGAATTTGTTCGTGATTATATCCAGAAGAGAATGTCTAACAAGTTTATATTTCAGAGTTTTAAG CAATGGGTTATTGAAGATTTTGAGCACACAGATGGTTGTTACAAAATTATTCTCAACTATTGTGGTTATGTCATCCAGAG GTTTGCAGTAAATGCTAGTCTACCTAGCATAATAACTTCAAACAAATTGAATGATGTGAACATTATGAag ACTTTTCCTGACATCAATGCTTGTTCTGCATTTGAATTTGTCTTAAATACCCGTACCACTAAGAAATGCACAGATTCAATAAGTTTGGGACAAGAAACACAG ATAACTAGTTCACTTCTGAGTAATTTGCTAGATGTGGTTGAGGAGGTTCAGTTATCTCGCATAGAAATTAGAAATCTGGTCCAGGCAAAGTTCTTTTCACATTCTG GTCAACGGCTTGATTTGCAGCTAGTTTTCATGGACTTTAGTAGTGGTAGGAAAGTGAAGGTGACTTTTGATATGACATGCATAAAATG TGGGGCTTATCCTGCAAAGGTCCTTCCATCTCAAATACTTGGTCATACCGGCATGGAACATGACTCGCCTTTGTCCCTTGTATCACAAGTAAGAAGTGCAGCTCAGAGTGTGGGAGTTGGATATTTGAGAATTATTAGGCTTTGCAGGTGTATCTCCCGGATAATTCAGCCTTGCACTTAA
- the LOC112798313 gene encoding uncharacterized protein isoform X1, producing the protein MDSTAFSLHYRSLARSDFEDLKTPSRFSPQFEETLPSQGSGRSASTTGCFMVLSEAKMQSPQSGLPTDPVNGCRDSSDMSMTGLDPQKYDYDRLSPTLDAILVEGSKDLPAISPLNPEAAESRLSSPVDQVIRDLLDNKGNHTGVDDSVQPHGIHDSEAADTPNVGPAMGRVGKHDTVADDSLHQIKTPDTSIKETKKFVEDASAAIHKELDFLIANSARTPLMMGNSVQSKLGYGVAQVKGSNLEDRGQMSDINEKDCEYNQVETRNASSDEHLYGLTQGNRMNQGSIITDSHGIDSFRNLAMLTDNEQTVDSKTGEQDFSLISVDFQSGKNSKTGEITASCLQIDQTDSTVEKRKDDVASVTYDNPFSSPVMLLNQKRSQHVECQRTCSHELKQLKKHNESVNSGLGQDAESNSDAAADGFGLSGFKNGVKTSTDCMISQSASKRKPAESPRNMVFFLSTPSKETTTLSPSLYGSSSELLNSNMQDLSNKDNSYGHCHLDNNCRGASEVALSPVTNPGFEFSFEKKRKGIEIQLPGDGDNKDKFGRIIRSPEVHIGNSDIQLNSEQRRYMSSGKKLRDQTWNDWADFLKKFLGSTQHFLSPSVDKLNLRLICKLEEILVHLQKVKQCEFLCSDIHPQKKIADTQNVSRHKRYVEGRMLMLNISYEKAKLQLMRMKRDRLLKKVQQLNHGLQESKEMELRFMASLSKSVAVDTQANDIRITTSLLNSEGKCQVIELRQELENLTCKAKSLSEFFHSVCKIEGVQSYIDTIEFVRDYIQKRMSNKFIFQSFKQWVIEDFEHTDGCYKIILNYCGYVIQRFAVNASLPSIITSNKLNDVNIMKTFPDINACSAFEFVLNTRTTKKCTDSISLGQETQITSSLLSNLLDVVEEVQLSRIEIRNLVQAKFFSHSGQRLDLQLVFMDFSSGRKVKVTFDMTCIKCGAYPAKVLPSQILGHTGMEHDSPLSLVSQVRSAAQSVGVGYLRIIRLCRCISRIIQPCT; encoded by the exons ATGGACTCAACTGCCTTTTCATTGCATTACCGGAGTCTTGCCAGGTCGGATTTTGAAGACTTGAAGACGCCCTCGAGATTCAGTCCTCAGTTTGAAGAGACATTGCCGAGCCAAGGCTCCGGCCGCTCAGCCTCCACTACTGGATGTTTTATGGTTCTTTCGGAAGCCAAGATGCAGTCTCCTCAGTCTGGACTACCTACGGATCCCGTGAATGGCTGTAGAGATTCCAGTGACATGAGTATGACTGGGTTGGACCCGCAGAAGTACGATTATGACAGACTCTCTCCTACTTTGGACGCAATCCTTGTAGAAGGAAGCAAGGATTTGCCTGCCATCTCCCCTTTGAATCCTGAGGCTGCAGAGTCACGGCTTAGCTCTCCAGTTGATCAAGTCATCCGTGATTTATTAGACAACAAGGGGAATCATACTGGTGTCGATGATTCAGTTCAGCCACATGGCATCCATGATTCTGAGGCTGCAGATACACCGAACGTAGGTCCAGCTATGGGTAGAGTTGGGAAACATGATACAGTCGCAGATGATTcccttcaccaaatcaaaactcCTGATACTTCAATCAAG GAAACCAAGAAGTTTGTTGAAGATGCAAGTGCAGCAATCCATAAAGAGTTGGACTTTCTTATTGCTAATAGTGCAAGAACTCCACTAATGATGGGCAACTCAGTTCAATCAAAACTTGGTTATGGTGTTGCCCAGGTGAAGGGAAGTAATCTTGAAGACAGAGGACAAATGTCTGACATTAATGAAAAAGATTGTGAATACAATCAAGTTGAAACACGAAATGCTTCTTCTGATGAGCACCTCTATGGTTTAACTCAAGGGAATAGGATGAATCAAGGTTCGATCATCACAGATTCCCATGGGATTGATTCTTTTAGAAACCTTGCGATGCTAACTGATAATGAACAGACTGTTGACTCAAAAACGGGTGAGCAAGATTTTAGTTTGATTTCTGTTGACTTCCAGAGTGGCAAAAATTCTAAGACTGGGGAAATCACAGCTTCTTGCCTGCAGATTGACCAAACAGATAGCACAGTtgagaaaagaaaagatgatgTTGCAAGTGTTACATATGATAATCCATTTTCTTCTCCTGTGATGTTGTTGAACCAGAAGCGATCACAACATGTGGAATGCCAAAGGACTTGTTCTCATGAATTGAAGCAGCTGAAAAAGCATAATGAATCTGTTAATAGCGGTTTAGGGCAAGATGCTGAGAGCAACTCAGATGCAGCAGCTGATGGATTTGGGTTGTCTGGGTTTAAAAACGGTGTAAAGACTAGTACAGATTGTATGATTTCACAG AGTGCATCCAAGAGAAAACCAGCTGAGAGTCCTAGAAATATGGTTTTCTTTCTGAGCACTCCTAGCAAAGAAACTACAACTCTGTCGCCATCTCTTTATGGGTCTTCGAGTGAACTGCTGAACAGTAATATGCAAGACTTGTCTAATAAAGATAACTCATATGGTCATTGCCATCTTGACAACAACTGCCGAGGGGCATCCGAAGTAGCTCTGAGCCCTGTTACCAACCCTGGCTTTGAGTTTTCTtttgagaagaaaagaaagggtATTGAGATACAATTACCAGGTGATGGAGACAATAAAGACAAATTTGGGAGGATTATAAGAAGTCCAGAGGTCCATATTGGGAATAGTGATATACAACTTAATTCAGAGCAAAGACGTTACATGAGCAGTGGAAAGAAGCTCAGAGATCAGACATGGAATGACTGGGCTGAT TTTCTCAAGAAGTTCCTCGGGAGCACACAACATTTCCTTTCTCCGTCAGTTGATAAGCTAAATTTACGATTG ATATGCAAGCTGGAAGAAATTCTTGTTCATCTGCAGAAAGTTAAGCAATGTGAATTTCTTTGTTCTGACATTCATCCTCAG AAGAAAATAGCCGATACCCAAAATGTTTCTAGACATAAAAG ATATGTTGAAGGAAGAATGCTGATGCTTAATATATCATATGAGAAGGCTAAATTGCAGTTAATGCGTATGAAGCGTGACAGATTGCTG AAAAAAGTACAGCAGTTGAACCATGGCCTTCAGGAGTCTAAGGAAATGGAGTTGCGGTTCATGGCATCCTTATCTAAGAGTGTGGCAGTGGACACTCAAGCTAATGATATTCGTATCACTACTAGCTTGCTCAATTCTGAGGGAAAATGTCAG GTGATCGAACTGAGGCAGGagcttgaaaatttgacttgtaAAGCAAAATCCTTAAGTGAATTCTTTCATAGTGTTTGCAAGATTGAAGGGGTTCAAAGCTATATTGATACCATAGAATTTGTTCGTGATTATATCCAGAAGAGAATGTCTAACAAGTTTATATTTCAGAGTTTTAAG CAATGGGTTATTGAAGATTTTGAGCACACAGATGGTTGTTACAAAATTATTCTCAACTATTGTGGTTATGTCATCCAGAG GTTTGCAGTAAATGCTAGTCTACCTAGCATAATAACTTCAAACAAATTGAATGATGTGAACATTATGAag ACTTTTCCTGACATCAATGCTTGTTCTGCATTTGAATTTGTCTTAAATACCCGTACCACTAAGAAATGCACAGATTCAATAAGTTTGGGACAAGAAACACAG ATAACTAGTTCACTTCTGAGTAATTTGCTAGATGTGGTTGAGGAGGTTCAGTTATCTCGCATAGAAATTAGAAATCTGGTCCAGGCAAAGTTCTTTTCACATTCTG GTCAACGGCTTGATTTGCAGCTAGTTTTCATGGACTTTAGTAGTGGTAGGAAAGTGAAGGTGACTTTTGATATGACATGCATAAAATG TGGGGCTTATCCTGCAAAGGTCCTTCCATCTCAAATACTTGGTCATACCGGCATGGAACATGACTCGCCTTTGTCCCTTGTATCACAAGTAAGAAGTGCAGCTCAGAGTGTGGGAGTTGGATATTTGAGAATTATTAGGCTTTGCAGGTGTATCTCCCGGATAATTCAGCCTTGCACTTAA
- the LOC112798313 gene encoding uncharacterized protein isoform X3, with protein sequence MDSTAFSLHYRSLARSDFEDLKTPSRFSPQFEETLPSQGSGRSASTTGCFMVLSEAKMQSPQSGLPTDPVNGCRDSSDMSMTGLDPQKYDYDRLSPTLDAILVEGSKDLPAISPLNPEAAESRLSSPVDQVIRDLLDNKGNHTGVDDSVQPHGIHDSEAADTPNVGPAMGRVGKHDTVADDSLHQIKTPDTSIKETKKFVEDASAAIHKELDFLIANSARTPLMMGNSVQSKLGYGVAQVKGSNLEDRGQMSDINEKDCEYNQVETRNASSDEHLYGLTQGNRMNQGSIITDSHGIDSFRNLAMLTDNEQTVDSKTASCLQIDQTDSTVEKRKDDVASVTYDNPFSSPVMLLNQKRSQHVECQRTCSHELKQLKKHNESVNSGLGQDAESNSDAAADGFGLSGFKNGVKTSTDCMISQSASKRKPAESPRNMVFFLSTPSKETTTLSPSLYGSSSELLNSNMQDLSNKDNSYGHCHLDNNCRGASEVALSPVTNPGFEFSFEKKRKGIEIQLPGDGDNKDKFGRIIRSPEVHIGNSDIQLNSEQRRYMSSGKKLRDQTWNDWADFLKKFLGSTQHFLSPSVDKLNLRLICKLEEILVHLQKVKQCEFLCSDIHPQKKIADTQNVSRHKRYVEGRMLMLNISYEKAKLQLMRMKRDRLLKKVQQLNHGLQESKEMELRFMASLSKSVAVDTQANDIRITTSLLNSEGKCQVIELRQELENLTCKAKSLSEFFHSVCKIEGVQSYIDTIEFVRDYIQKRMSNKFIFQSFKQWVIEDFEHTDGCYKIILNYCGYVIQRFAVNASLPSIITSNKLNDVNIMKTFPDINACSAFEFVLNTRTTKKCTDSISLGQETQITSSLLSNLLDVVEEVQLSRIEIRNLVQAKFFSHSGQRLDLQLVFMDFSSGRKVKVTFDMTCIKCGAYPAKVLPSQILGHTGMEHDSPLSLVSQVRSAAQSVGVGYLRIIRLCRCISRIIQPCT encoded by the exons ATGGACTCAACTGCCTTTTCATTGCATTACCGGAGTCTTGCCAGGTCGGATTTTGAAGACTTGAAGACGCCCTCGAGATTCAGTCCTCAGTTTGAAGAGACATTGCCGAGCCAAGGCTCCGGCCGCTCAGCCTCCACTACTGGATGTTTTATGGTTCTTTCGGAAGCCAAGATGCAGTCTCCTCAGTCTGGACTACCTACGGATCCCGTGAATGGCTGTAGAGATTCCAGTGACATGAGTATGACTGGGTTGGACCCGCAGAAGTACGATTATGACAGACTCTCTCCTACTTTGGACGCAATCCTTGTAGAAGGAAGCAAGGATTTGCCTGCCATCTCCCCTTTGAATCCTGAGGCTGCAGAGTCACGGCTTAGCTCTCCAGTTGATCAAGTCATCCGTGATTTATTAGACAACAAGGGGAATCATACTGGTGTCGATGATTCAGTTCAGCCACATGGCATCCATGATTCTGAGGCTGCAGATACACCGAACGTAGGTCCAGCTATGGGTAGAGTTGGGAAACATGATACAGTCGCAGATGATTcccttcaccaaatcaaaactcCTGATACTTCAATCAAG GAAACCAAGAAGTTTGTTGAAGATGCAAGTGCAGCAATCCATAAAGAGTTGGACTTTCTTATTGCTAATAGTGCAAGAACTCCACTAATGATGGGCAACTCAGTTCAATCAAAACTTGGTTATGGTGTTGCCCAGGTGAAGGGAAGTAATCTTGAAGACAGAGGACAAATGTCTGACATTAATGAAAAAGATTGTGAATACAATCAAGTTGAAACACGAAATGCTTCTTCTGATGAGCACCTCTATGGTTTAACTCAAGGGAATAGGATGAATCAAGGTTCGATCATCACAGATTCCCATGGGATTGATTCTTTTAGAAACCTTGCGATGCTAACTGATAATGAACAGACTGTTGACTCAAAAACGG CTTCTTGCCTGCAGATTGACCAAACAGATAGCACAGTtgagaaaagaaaagatgatgTTGCAAGTGTTACATATGATAATCCATTTTCTTCTCCTGTGATGTTGTTGAACCAGAAGCGATCACAACATGTGGAATGCCAAAGGACTTGTTCTCATGAATTGAAGCAGCTGAAAAAGCATAATGAATCTGTTAATAGCGGTTTAGGGCAAGATGCTGAGAGCAACTCAGATGCAGCAGCTGATGGATTTGGGTTGTCTGGGTTTAAAAACGGTGTAAAGACTAGTACAGATTGTATGATTTCACAG AGTGCATCCAAGAGAAAACCAGCTGAGAGTCCTAGAAATATGGTTTTCTTTCTGAGCACTCCTAGCAAAGAAACTACAACTCTGTCGCCATCTCTTTATGGGTCTTCGAGTGAACTGCTGAACAGTAATATGCAAGACTTGTCTAATAAAGATAACTCATATGGTCATTGCCATCTTGACAACAACTGCCGAGGGGCATCCGAAGTAGCTCTGAGCCCTGTTACCAACCCTGGCTTTGAGTTTTCTtttgagaagaaaagaaagggtATTGAGATACAATTACCAGGTGATGGAGACAATAAAGACAAATTTGGGAGGATTATAAGAAGTCCAGAGGTCCATATTGGGAATAGTGATATACAACTTAATTCAGAGCAAAGACGTTACATGAGCAGTGGAAAGAAGCTCAGAGATCAGACATGGAATGACTGGGCTGAT TTTCTCAAGAAGTTCCTCGGGAGCACACAACATTTCCTTTCTCCGTCAGTTGATAAGCTAAATTTACGATTG ATATGCAAGCTGGAAGAAATTCTTGTTCATCTGCAGAAAGTTAAGCAATGTGAATTTCTTTGTTCTGACATTCATCCTCAG AAGAAAATAGCCGATACCCAAAATGTTTCTAGACATAAAAG ATATGTTGAAGGAAGAATGCTGATGCTTAATATATCATATGAGAAGGCTAAATTGCAGTTAATGCGTATGAAGCGTGACAGATTGCTG AAAAAAGTACAGCAGTTGAACCATGGCCTTCAGGAGTCTAAGGAAATGGAGTTGCGGTTCATGGCATCCTTATCTAAGAGTGTGGCAGTGGACACTCAAGCTAATGATATTCGTATCACTACTAGCTTGCTCAATTCTGAGGGAAAATGTCAG GTGATCGAACTGAGGCAGGagcttgaaaatttgacttgtaAAGCAAAATCCTTAAGTGAATTCTTTCATAGTGTTTGCAAGATTGAAGGGGTTCAAAGCTATATTGATACCATAGAATTTGTTCGTGATTATATCCAGAAGAGAATGTCTAACAAGTTTATATTTCAGAGTTTTAAG CAATGGGTTATTGAAGATTTTGAGCACACAGATGGTTGTTACAAAATTATTCTCAACTATTGTGGTTATGTCATCCAGAG GTTTGCAGTAAATGCTAGTCTACCTAGCATAATAACTTCAAACAAATTGAATGATGTGAACATTATGAag ACTTTTCCTGACATCAATGCTTGTTCTGCATTTGAATTTGTCTTAAATACCCGTACCACTAAGAAATGCACAGATTCAATAAGTTTGGGACAAGAAACACAG ATAACTAGTTCACTTCTGAGTAATTTGCTAGATGTGGTTGAGGAGGTTCAGTTATCTCGCATAGAAATTAGAAATCTGGTCCAGGCAAAGTTCTTTTCACATTCTG GTCAACGGCTTGATTTGCAGCTAGTTTTCATGGACTTTAGTAGTGGTAGGAAAGTGAAGGTGACTTTTGATATGACATGCATAAAATG TGGGGCTTATCCTGCAAAGGTCCTTCCATCTCAAATACTTGGTCATACCGGCATGGAACATGACTCGCCTTTGTCCCTTGTATCACAAGTAAGAAGTGCAGCTCAGAGTGTGGGAGTTGGATATTTGAGAATTATTAGGCTTTGCAGGTGTATCTCCCGGATAATTCAGCCTTGCACTTAA